From Motacilla alba alba isolate MOTALB_02 chromosome 9, Motacilla_alba_V1.0_pri, whole genome shotgun sequence, a single genomic window includes:
- the THAP4 gene encoding peroxynitrite isomerase THAP4 isoform X1, whose product MLCRTETPSPPARGAGVTRLRHLAVRRRGGAGAGAGAGAGPAGRGRRRRSEMVICCAAANCSNRQGKARHGAVSFHRFPLKDSKRLIQWLKAVQRDNWTPTKYSFLCSEHFTKDSFFKRLEDHHRSLKPTAVPTIFQLVEKKHGKLDYVRSRRKIARQVVVQDGEAPQEGGGEVAHRAPSSGQDFMVMQGTKEMEEASLKEEIGSMSKEEQALHSQVDGPRRRTLGDHLGAKPGAQVKPERSPGKDCARGSWAGSWVADRSGVSVDDFTPPASGACKFIGSLHSYSFSSKHARERPSLPKEQLERKRPKRDVEPSCSSQLSGHDKAVAEVSPTSSLTATPQKPCQGLSASPADLTPRPATEAVLGRKGDTDANPMSINEVIMSASGACKLIDSLHSYCFSSRQSKSQVCCLREQVEKKNGELKLLRQRISRSDSQVRKLKEKLNEMKRNSFPYLNSLISQDCETPQLNPVMEPLSWMLGTWLSDPPGDGTFPTMKPFQYLEEVHISHVGQPMLNFSFNAFHPDTRKPMHRECGFIRLKPDTNKVAFISAQNTGLVEVEEGEVNGQELSIASHSIARISFAKKPHVEQITRKFRLNSDGKLEQTVSMATTTQPMTQHLHITYKKVTP is encoded by the exons ATGTTGTGCCGTACAGAAACCCCTTCCCCACCGGCGAGGGGCGCCGGGGTGACCCGGCTCCGCCATCTTGCCGTacggcggcgcggcggggccggggccggggcgggggccggggcgggcccggccggccgagggcggcggcggcggtcGGAGATGGTGATCTGCTGCGCCGCCGCCAACTGCTCTAACCGGCAGGGCAAGGCGCGCCACGGCGCCGTCTCCTTCCACAG ATTCCCTCTGAAGGATTCGAAGCGCTTGATTCAGTGGCTGAAAGCTGTTCAGAGAGACAACTGGACTCCCACCAAGTATTCCTTTCTTTGCAGCGAGCACTTCACCAAAGACAGTTTCTTCAAGCGGCTGGAAGACCATCACCGGTCGCTGAAgcccactgctgtccccaccaTCTTCCAGCTTGTGGAGAAGAAGCACGGCAAGCTGGATTATGTCAGGAGCCGAAGGAAAATAGCCAGGCAGGTGGTGGTGCAGGATGGGGAGGCCCCGCAGGAAGGAGGCGGTGAGGTAGCGCACAGGGCCCCATCTTCTGGCCAGGACTTCATGGTGATGCAAGGGACGAAAGAGATGGAGGAGGCCAGTCTGAAAGAGGAAATAGGATCCATGTCCAAGGAGGAGCAGGCGCTCCACAGCCAGGTGGACGGCCCTCGGAGAAGGACGTTAGGGGATCATTTGGGCGCGAAGCCTGGAGCGCAGGTAAAGCCCGAGAGGTCTCCTGGGAAGGACTGTGCCAGGGGCAGCTGGGCGGGGAGCTGGGTGGCAGACAGGAGCGGCGTGTCCGTGGACGACTTCACCCCTCCTGCCTCCGGTGCTTGCAAGTTCATCGGTTCCCTCCACTCGTACAGCTTTTCCTCCAAGCACGCCAGGGAGAGGCCGTCTCTCCCCAAGGAGCAGCTAGAAAGGAAAAGGCCAAAGAGAGACGTGGAGccgagctgcagcagccagctctcGGGGCACGACAAGGCCGTGGCAGAAGTCTCCCCGACGTCGTCCCTCACGGCCACCCCCCAGAAACCCTGCCAGGGCCTGTCGGCGTCGCCGGCAGACCTGACCCCTCGGCCCGCCACCGAGGCCGTGCTGGGGCGGAAGGGGGACACGGACGCCAACCCCATGTCCATCAACGAGGTGATCATGTCGGCCTCGGGGGCCTGCAAGCTCATCGACTCCTTGCACTCGTACTGCTTCTCCTCCCGGCAGAGCAAGAGCCAGGTGTGCTGCTTGCGGGAGCAGGTGGAGAAGAAGAACGGAGAGCTGAAGCTCCTGAGGCAGAGGATCAGCCGCTCCGACAGCCAAGTCaggaagctgaaggagaagCTGAATGAGATGAAGCGGAACAGTTTCCCTTACTTGAACAGCCTGATATCCCAGGACTGTG AGACTCCCCAGCTGAACCCTGTGATGGAACCCCTGTCCTGGATGCTGGGCACCTGGCTCTCAGACCCCCCAGGAGATGGCACCTTCCCTACAATGAAGCCCTTCCAGTACCTGGAGGAAGTGCACATCTCTCACGTGGGACAGCCCATGCTCAACTTCTC GTTCAATGCCTTCCACCCGGATACCAGGAAGCCCATGCACCGGGAGTGTGGGTTCATCCGCCTCAAGCCTGACACTAATAAGGTGGCCTTCATCAGTGCCCAGAACACAG GTCTGGTGGAGGTGGAGGAAGGGGAGGTGAATGGGCAAGAGCTGTCTATAGCTTCTCACTCCATAGCCAGGATCTCCTTTGCCAAGAAGCCCCACGTAGAGCAG ATTACCAGAAAATTCAGGCTCAATTCCGATGGGAAACTCGAACAAACTGTCTCAATGGCAACCACTACGCAGCCCATGACTCAGCACTTACACATCACCTACAAGAAGGTGACACCCTGA
- the THAP4 gene encoding peroxynitrite isomerase THAP4 isoform X2: MAGRGADTETPQLNPVMEPLSWMLGTWLSDPPGDGTFPTMKPFQYLEEVHISHVGQPMLNFSFNAFHPDTRKPMHRECGFIRLKPDTNKVAFISAQNTGLVEVEEGEVNGQELSIASHSIARISFAKKPHVEQITRKFRLNSDGKLEQTVSMATTTQPMTQHLHITYKKVTP; this comes from the exons ATGGCTGGGCGTGGAGCAGACACAG AGACTCCCCAGCTGAACCCTGTGATGGAACCCCTGTCCTGGATGCTGGGCACCTGGCTCTCAGACCCCCCAGGAGATGGCACCTTCCCTACAATGAAGCCCTTCCAGTACCTGGAGGAAGTGCACATCTCTCACGTGGGACAGCCCATGCTCAACTTCTC GTTCAATGCCTTCCACCCGGATACCAGGAAGCCCATGCACCGGGAGTGTGGGTTCATCCGCCTCAAGCCTGACACTAATAAGGTGGCCTTCATCAGTGCCCAGAACACAG GTCTGGTGGAGGTGGAGGAAGGGGAGGTGAATGGGCAAGAGCTGTCTATAGCTTCTCACTCCATAGCCAGGATCTCCTTTGCCAAGAAGCCCCACGTAGAGCAG ATTACCAGAAAATTCAGGCTCAATTCCGATGGGAAACTCGAACAAACTGTCTCAATGGCAACCACTACGCAGCCCATGACTCAGCACTTACACATCACCTACAAGAAGGTGACACCCTGA